The Micromonospora krabiensis genome window below encodes:
- a CDS encoding LacI family DNA-binding transcriptional regulator, translated as MAGGGEFARRATVAATSRPVMADVARLAGVSHQTVSRVINGAPSIKPETRERVLRAIERLGYRPNTAARALVRGRSGMIGIIGTARTLFGPTSIHRSVEDAARAAGYFATSVSLSEVTWQALSDATEHLMRVGVEGVVMIAGNDEALDVVRMNRSTVPFVVVEGDLSRASLTVGVDQVLGARMATEHLLGLGHQEIVHVSGPLNWAEARARVDGWRRTMAEAGQRPVEPVQGDWSADSGYAAGLRICQMRGTTAVFAANDQMAIGVLRALHECGRQVPGDISVVGFDDVPEAAYLIPPLTTVQQDFDAVGRRAITAITQAISGATPQPLPLVIPRLVVRRSTAPIGSA; from the coding sequence ATGGCCGGCGGGGGCGAGTTCGCGCGGAGGGCGACGGTGGCGGCCACCTCTCGGCCGGTCATGGCCGACGTCGCCCGCCTGGCCGGGGTGTCGCACCAGACGGTGTCCCGCGTCATCAACGGGGCGCCCAGCATCAAGCCGGAGACGCGGGAGCGGGTCCTGCGGGCCATCGAACGGCTCGGCTACCGCCCCAACACCGCGGCCCGCGCGCTGGTGCGCGGTCGTTCCGGAATGATCGGCATCATCGGCACCGCCCGGACACTGTTCGGTCCGACGAGCATCCACCGCAGCGTCGAGGACGCGGCCCGTGCCGCCGGATACTTCGCCACCTCGGTGAGCCTGTCGGAGGTGACGTGGCAGGCCCTGAGCGACGCGACCGAGCACCTGATGCGCGTCGGCGTGGAGGGCGTCGTCATGATCGCCGGCAATGACGAGGCGCTGGACGTGGTACGGATGAACCGGTCCACCGTCCCCTTCGTGGTCGTGGAGGGCGACCTGTCCCGGGCCTCGCTCACCGTCGGCGTCGACCAGGTGCTCGGCGCCCGGATGGCGACCGAACACCTCCTCGGGCTCGGTCACCAGGAGATCGTGCACGTGAGCGGCCCGCTCAACTGGGCGGAGGCCCGCGCCCGCGTCGACGGCTGGCGCCGGACGATGGCGGAGGCCGGCCAACGCCCCGTCGAGCCGGTCCAGGGTGACTGGAGCGCCGACAGCGGATACGCCGCCGGCCTGCGGATCTGTCAGATGCGCGGGACCACCGCCGTGTTCGCCGCCAACGACCAGATGGCCATCGGTGTGCTGCGCGCGCTCCACGAGTGCGGCCGTCAGGTGCCCGGGGACATCTCCGTCGTCGGCTTCGACGACGTCCCGGAGGCGGCGTATCTCATCCCGCCGCTGACCACCGTCCAGCAGGACTTCGACGCGGTCGGTCGACGGGCGATCACGGCCATCACGCAGGCCATCAGCGGAGCGACACCGCAGCCCCTGCCGTTGGTCATCCCCCGCCTGGTCGTGCGACGGAGCACCGCACCCATCGGGAGTGCATGA
- a CDS encoding erythromycin esterase family protein, with protein MTERITDTVHAVDAAAVLRLLPSRPRLLALGEPTHGEDVLLDVRNDLFRQLVEREGYRTIAIESDCLAGLVVDDHVTTGAGTLDEVMESGFSHGFGASAANAELVRWMRAYNEGRPAAEQLRFVGFDGPLEITGAASPRRAITALHAYLSARVDTDLLPCTAQTLDDLLGDDERWTEPAAMMDPSRSVGRTPEADRLRVLADDLVALLDARTPQLVSASTPEEWDRARLYGRTAVGLLRYHLWMADTSPGRLARLLGQRASMMAANLLAVAERGPALVYAHNAHLQRDVSTMRMGDLPLEWWSAGAIVSAQLGEGYAFLATALGTIGHRGVDTPPPDSIEGLLYALPQDRCLVDAHRLAATHGRATARVSPWFGYAPLDPAHLARLDGIVFVKNAPAGRSWWPAA; from the coding sequence ATGACCGAGCGCATCACGGATACCGTCCATGCCGTCGACGCCGCCGCCGTTCTCCGGCTGCTCCCGTCCCGGCCCCGGCTGCTCGCCCTCGGTGAGCCCACCCACGGCGAGGACGTTCTGCTCGACGTCCGCAACGACCTCTTCCGGCAACTCGTCGAGCGGGAGGGCTACCGGACGATCGCGATCGAGAGCGACTGCCTGGCGGGTCTGGTGGTCGACGACCACGTCACCACGGGCGCCGGCACCCTCGACGAGGTCATGGAGAGCGGCTTCAGCCACGGCTTCGGCGCATCGGCGGCCAACGCCGAGCTGGTGCGGTGGATGCGTGCGTACAACGAGGGGAGGCCCGCCGCCGAGCAGCTGCGCTTCGTCGGTTTCGACGGCCCACTGGAGATCACCGGCGCCGCCAGCCCGCGGCGGGCGATCACCGCGCTGCACGCGTACCTGTCGGCCCGGGTCGACACCGACCTGCTTCCCTGCACCGCGCAGACGCTGGACGACCTGCTCGGCGACGACGAGCGCTGGACCGAGCCCGCCGCCATGATGGACCCGTCGCGGTCGGTGGGGCGGACGCCCGAGGCCGACCGGCTGCGCGTGCTCGCCGACGACCTGGTGGCCCTGCTCGACGCGCGGACGCCTCAGCTGGTCTCGGCGTCCACACCGGAGGAGTGGGACCGGGCCCGTCTGTACGGGCGCACCGCCGTCGGGCTGCTGCGCTACCACCTGTGGATGGCCGACACGTCACCGGGCCGCCTGGCGCGGCTGCTGGGCCAGCGGGCGTCGATGATGGCCGCCAACCTGTTGGCCGTCGCCGAGCGCGGCCCGGCGCTGGTGTACGCCCACAACGCGCATCTTCAACGGGACGTGAGCACGATGCGGATGGGTGACCTGCCGCTGGAATGGTGGAGCGCCGGAGCGATCGTCAGCGCGCAGCTGGGGGAGGGGTACGCCTTCCTGGCCACGGCCCTCGGCACCATCGGCCACCGCGGAGTCGACACCCCGCCCCCGGACAGCATCGAGGGCCTGCTGTACGCGCTCCCGCAGGACCGGTGCCTCGTCGACGCCCACCGGTTGGCCGCGACCCACGGCCGGGCGACCGCGCGCGTGTCACCCTGGTTCGGCTATGCCCCGTTGGACCCGGCCCACCTGGCGCGCCTCGACGGGATCGTGTTCGTCAAGAACGCCCCGGCGGGACGGTCGTGGTGGCCGGCGGCCTGA
- a CDS encoding DinB family protein yields the protein MTQDQVTTFVDSDLREARFIRTTLTGAVMRSVDVSGLDIDAPWLPEGTLLVNGVDVVPFVEAEINRRFPGRELRDAGDPDGLRAAWAALERAWAVAVDRLTALPAGTADLSVDGEWSFAQTVRHLVFATDVWLGRTILRRPQPLHPLGQPHAEYETDGYDMSVFATARPSLAEVLDLRAERQTMMRDFLASVTPELLAESRPHPWSPDTEATVLRCLHVILHEEWEHLRFALRDLDALVRP from the coding sequence ATGACCCAGGACCAGGTCACGACGTTCGTCGACAGCGACCTGCGAGAGGCACGGTTCATCAGGACGACGTTGACCGGGGCGGTGATGCGCAGCGTCGACGTGAGTGGCCTCGACATCGACGCCCCGTGGCTGCCGGAGGGCACCCTCCTGGTCAACGGTGTGGACGTCGTGCCGTTCGTCGAGGCCGAGATCAACCGCCGGTTCCCCGGCCGCGAGCTGAGGGATGCCGGGGACCCGGACGGCCTGCGGGCGGCGTGGGCGGCGCTCGAGCGGGCCTGGGCGGTCGCGGTCGACCGGCTCACCGCCCTGCCCGCGGGCACCGCCGACCTGTCGGTCGACGGCGAGTGGTCGTTCGCGCAAACCGTGCGCCACCTCGTGTTCGCCACCGACGTCTGGCTCGGCAGGACGATCCTGCGCCGACCACAGCCCCTCCACCCGCTCGGGCAGCCGCACGCCGAGTACGAGACCGACGGCTACGACATGTCCGTCTTCGCCACCGCGCGGCCGAGCCTCGCCGAGGTGCTCGACCTGCGCGCCGAGCGGCAGACCATGATGCGGGACTTCCTCGCGAGCGTGACGCCGGAGCTGCTCGCCGAGTCCCGGCCGCACCCGTGGTCACCCGACACCGAGGCGACCGTCCTGCGCTGCCTCCACGTGATCCTCCACGAGGAGTGGGAACACCTTCGCTTCGCGCTGCGCGACCTCGACGCGCTGGTCCGGCCCTGA